The sequence below is a genomic window from Pseudoalteromonas tetraodonis.
GTGTTGCGCCACAGTTAGCGGTGTTGGTGGCCATTATTTTACTTTCAGAGTTTATCTGTATGATGATTTACGCAACAGGTGGCAAAAGCCTGCGGTTATTTTTAACTAAAGGCAATAACATCAAGTGGATGAACCGAATTGCGGGGAGTTTAATGGTGCTAGTGGGGGTTTGGTTAATACTAGGGTAATTTATTGTAGTTATTTAATTAATATAACAACCCTAACTTATATTAGGGCTGTTATGAAACGCTTAGGTAGTGTTTAGAAATCTGTGTCATTTCAGTATTATTAAGAAAACAGGAGTGACACATGACTCAATCTTTCGACTTCAACAAAGCATTAGCTGAACTTCAAGCTGGTAAAGGCCTTACTGGCGAAGACGGTGTTCTAACACCCTTAATCAAACAACTCACCGAAGCGGCTCTTAAAGCTGAATTAGAGCAGCATTTAGAATCTGAGACCCAAGTTAACCGTAAAAATGGTTCAACCAAAAAAACAGTTAAGTCATCCATAGGCCAATTCGAACTTGAAACGCCCAGAGACCGTTCAGGTTCGTTTGAACCTCAGCTTGTTAAAAAGAACCAAACCAAGTTAACGCCTGAAATTGATGAGAAAATCCTATCTATGTTTGCTTTAGGTATGAGCTATCGAGATATTCGAGGCCACATACAGGATATGTATGGCGTTGAGGTATCAGAGGCCACCATCACTGCCGTAACAGGCCAACTGATACCAGAGCTTAAAGTATGGCAAGCGCGCAGCTTAGACACGCTTTACCCGTTTATCTGGCTTGATGCCATTCATTATAAGATTAAAGAAAATGGGCGCTACGTGAGTAAGGCTATTTATACCGTACTAGGTGTCAATATCGAGGGCCGCAAAGAGTTACTTGGTTTATATATCTCTGAAAGTGAAGGGGCTAACTATTGGTTATCAGTATTAACAGATTTACATAATCGTGGTGTATCCGATATTTTAATTGCCTGTGTTGATGGACTAAAAGGCTTCCCTGAAGCAATAGCAACAATCTATCCTGACGCCGAAGTGCAGGAGTGCGTTATTCATCAAATTCGTAATTCGATGAAGTATGTTGCTTCAAAGCACCAAAAAGAGTTTATGGCTGGCTTGAAACCCGTTTATAAGGCTGCCACTAAAGATGCAGCAGAAGCCGCTCTCGCCGAATTAGATGCCAAATGGGGCAAGTTATACCCTATCGTTATCGAGTCTTGGCGTCGTAAGTGGGGCAATCTGTCGGTTTACTTCAAGTATCCAGATTACGTGCGAAAAGCTATTTATACCACAAATGCAATTGAAGCTGTACATCGTCAGTTTAGGCGACTCACCAAGACTAAGGGAGCATTCCCTAATGAAAACAGCTTGATGAAATTATTGTATGCAGGCATATTGAATGCCTCGAAGAAATGGACAATGCCAATCCATAATTGGAATCTGACATTGTCGCAATTGGCCATCCACTTCGAAGGTAGGTTAGATGGTGTGCTAGATATTTAGCAACTTAGGCTGACACAGAATTCTGAACGCCCTCAACGCTTATTTATCTAGCGCTTTAAGCTCATCAGTTGTTGTTTTTAATTTGAATTCACGATAAAGCATATCTTCATCATTAGGGCTTAAATTCTTTCCTGACGTTTCGATTAATTTATCAAATAAAGGCTTAGTATTTTCCATAGTTACAAGCGCACATAACTGTTTCTTTCCATCTAAGCGAGCAAAACCAATTTCTTTAGCAATAGCCCCTACTAAGCTTTGCTCAGCTACCTGTTTACTTATTTGCGTAAATGATGAATTAGTCGTCGTTGAGTCTTGCTGTTGGGTTTGTTTGTTTATTAGTGTATCCATTACTTGCGCTTTAGCACTAATTTGAGTTGCTAGATCGGCACGTGCATTGGCAATAGCTTGTGCTCTACTTGCAGCCATATTTCCCGTCCATACTACACAGCTAGATGAAGCCAAACCGCCCTCGGGTGCAGTAGGTTGTAAAACCCAGCTTGGAACAGAATCGTTTTCAGCAAGAGGTTGAGACTTTTGTGGTGTTGTACCACATGCTGTAATAACTCCAGCAACTGCCAATATTAAAAGTTTATTTCGCATGATTTACTTCCTTATTGTTAAGGTTCCATTGTTCTAAGTTTTTTTGATATTGAATATCTAATTTACTTACCTTTTGTAAGTACTTTTTTGTTTCGTCGTACGGTAAATTATTTATAAGTTGTGCGTATACACCTTCGCTATCTAATTGGTTTATTAAGGCTACCGCTTTATTTATATTCGTACTTCTATTTAAGTTAAATGCTTTAGCTACGTTACCAGCGCCAGTATTATAAGCTGCAATGGCACAATATCTTCGGCTTATGGGATTATTAATTTTGCGCAAATATCGAGTCGTTAAAATGTCTAAGTACCCAGCACCGTAAGTTATATTAGTTTTTGGGTCGAATAATTCTTTAGCTGTAGGAGCTATATCCTTTTTAAATTGTTTGCGAGCAACATCTAAGCCTGCTGAGTTTGGCACTATTTGCATTAATCCAAATGCTGGAATATGCGATTTTGCATTAGGATCAAATGACGACTCAGCATGTGAAATAGCTAATAGTAAAGATAATTGGTCTTTAGAAAACTGGCTATAATAAGTAACAAAAGGCGCTACTTTTTTTTGTAAATAAGTATCGGGTAGAGCGAAAGTATGCGACTTAATGCGTTTGTAGGTAAGGTTTTGCTCTTTTGTTTTTTTTAGCGCATTATTTAAATTACTAATACGTTGTTCTTTTTCTTTGGTAAGCTGCTCTTTTTGGATATCAATTTGTGCTTTAGGTAATTGCTCGTTTTTATCTAAACTACTCAATGATTGCTCGTGTTGAGAAGTAATTTCATTAATTAATGCGACTTCGCTTTCATGTTTGTCTGGCTGTGCTTTTATATCAACTTTTGCTGTTTTTACTGCTTTATCGAGTAAGCTAAGGTCTTTAAAAATATCAGTTAAAACCGGCGATAATTTAACATTATTTAACAATTGATTTGTTGTTAATGCTTCTTCTTGAGAAGTCGCTTTTAGTCCTGTTTCATTTGAGTCTTCAAGTGTTTGTACAGTCACGGTCGAATTTTGTTCATCAATAATAATACGTGTTTTTTTATCCGCACTATATTCAACACGTTCTAATAATGAGCTTTGTACAGGTCTTGACCAGTTTTGCAATAATCTATCTCTAAATTTATCGTATTCCTCGAGATATGCTTGTCTGAATGCTTGATATTCCAACTGATGATCGTTTTTAAAAGTGGTTTGTTTTGCAAGTTGCTGTTTTTTAAATTCTTCGAACGTCGGCGTGGTAGCCCCGCTGTAAGCACTAAATAAAGCAAAAAATAATAAAGTGTGACGCATTTTTTATCCTTAAAAATAAGCGTTAAATTCATACTTGGTCAGTAATGAATCAGAGATGTATTCACTAGATAGCTCAGATACTGCATAAAATGTAGCCGCAGTGTTAGCAAGTATCTCGGTTGTTTTAGCTAAGGCTTTTTCGTCATCTTGAGTAAGCATTAACTCATCAAGTTTAAATAAAGCTTTTTGCGTTTCATCAAGTAATGGTGCGTAGTTACTAAAGCCAACGCTAAGGTTCAAAAACATACCTTGAGCATTTAACTGTTTTGACTGCATATAATATTTAATATTATGAGAATCAAAATAAAATTCGTTACTTGATTTTATAACATCGCTTAGACTATTAACTCTGAGCATTTTTTTATTAAAAGGTATTAAGGGTGTAAATTCCGGTACCATAGCTTTATCGTATTTTAAGCTATGTACGGCGATGCCGACTATACGAGTATTTTTATTAATAAGTGTGAGTAAATATTTCGTATTTTTGTAATACCTATATTCGTAATCAGTATTCAAAGATGATGTTTTAATTACTTGCGGAATACCTATTTTTTTTTCAGCGTAAGGTAAGTAGTTGCCAATATCTAGCGCAGTAATCTTTTTTTCTTCGATTTGGTTCGTAAAGTGAGTAATGAATCCGTTGTACCCTTCAATTATGAGTGCTTTACTATCGGCCCAATTTCCAAGACCCATTAAAGTAACCATAAGTAAAATAAAGTAACCTTTCAATTTAGCTAACAAAGATTTATTTTCTTCAGTGTTAGCCTCAGGCTCTAAGTTATTTCCTACAGACATTTTCATCCTTAAAATATAGTTTATCAGTGTTAAATATAACTGTTTAAAACATGGCTTAATATAATCGCTAATAAGAATCGATAGCAGTATTTTTTAACTTTACAATGCTATTTATTAAATTAGTTGTGCTGTCTTGATTGGCTAAATGAATTAACTCGGTTTTTGAGCGTTTAGAGTAGCTCAAACCTTTTCCTTCAAAACGTTGTTGCCAAATAGACTTTTTGCTTTGTGTATCTATTTGAAGTTTTAACTGTGTAATTACAAGTTTACTTTGTGCTTTTATTATCGAGTTTTTAACTAAATAGGTCACTTCGCAAGCCGAGTTTGTTAATTTATATCCATGCTGTAAAAGTTGCTCAGTGAGTAACTCTGTAAGTTGAGAGCTATTTTCGCCCGTTACTTTTAAGCAACTATTTTTTGCGCCTAGCATTGCTTGTTGTTGTTTTATTTTTTCTTGTTGGCCTTCTTCAAGATCGGCTTTACTAATTGAAATAGCTGCATATACAGTACAGTTAATAGGGTCTACATAACGATCATATACTTTTGCGCTTTTTAATAGCTGATTGGTTTGAGACTCAATCACCGATTTGTAATCAGAATGGCTTACTGTGCTTGATGAGGTGTTTTTAATTATTTCTTTCACTGAAATATCAGTACTTAGTAATTTTGCGAGCTCTTCACGCGCATTTTTAGCTGACCGACGTTCATCAATTGTTTTTAAACCAGAGCATTGTGAAGAGCCTGAGCTAGCTAATTTTTCATCATCAACAATATCTATTCCTACCCACTTAGGCTGGGCATTCTTTGCATAGTATGAGCTGCAACTACAATGTGATGCTGCATTAGTAAGGAAAGGACTTAGCGCTATTGCCGCTAATAGTAGTGAGGATGTTCTAGTAGTCATAGTTTTACCAACAGCAATAAGGCCTAACACAAAATTGGTAGGCCTTAACTTAAATTACAAACGGTTTGAAGTTGTTGCTAGAGTTAGCTTTGCGTTATCCGATTCACGCTCGACAAGCCGTGTTTGGCCTTCAATAACAAACTTAAGTTCGTCAACGTCTAATGTTAAGTTGCTCGCTTTTTCATAATATGCTTTTGCTAATTCTAAATCATTCGCTCTTTCTGCGCACACACCATTGTTGTAGTTTATAGCCAGTGATTCTGAATACTGACTTTGAGCTTTTGCAAAGGTTTTGCAGGCGTGGTCAGGCATGTCTTTTTCTGCAAATTCAACAGCGAGGTCTAATAACTCTTCTGCTTTATCAGTTAAATCTGAATCATCAGATTCCATCAACTTTACATTTTTAGTCACTTGGTGTGGTGCAACATCTTGTTTTAATTCTTCTATTACAGCGGCAAGTGCTCTGCCTCGTAATACAGAGTCAGATGGATGAGGGTCGTCACCTTTACATACTTTACTACTTGATAGGCGTGAATATTGTTTAGTAAAAACAATTTGCCCTGTTTCTACAGATACAGCCTTAGGTTTAAAATTTACTTTCGCAATTTTTTCTGAACACTTAATGGTTATTTCTCTAGACTTCTCACACTTGTACCATTTATCACCTTTTTGTATACATTCACTGTCTTTTTCGTAGTAAGTAGAGGTATCTACATCAGCAGTGTAGTCAGCAGTGATAAGTGTATCTGCGCCTGTAAGTTTACCTAGGCGGGTTCTGTTTTTTGAGTTACTGATATCACTTTCATTAAACCGTTGTTGTTCTATAATTTTACTAAGAGAAGCTTTATCAACAAAGGTAAAGTAAGGTTGGCCATTCACACGAATATTTGAAAGGTTTGTTTCAATTATACCTGTAGCTGCGTTTCTGTTATTTGAAATAACTGCAAGACGCTTCATTTTCTCAGTGCCACTTTCTTTAGCCGCTTTTGTGTATGTAATAGGTAATTCAGCAGTTGTGAAAGAGTTATTTAAACTAGCAATACCTCCATTAATAGTTTCAGTAACTACACAGCCAGAGAGCATTACACTTGATACTAAAGCGATTTTTATTCCCTTTATCATACAATTATTCCTTTATTAAGTTAGTGTTCATTTTCACTTTTTAACACTTGTAACTAGATGGGTCAACCTTATAGCTAAAAACTCTCATTAAAACGGTTCTTTTTTCTTATTTTAAAAAAGGTACAAGGGGGGAATACCTTTACAATTTAAAAAGATGCATGAATTTTATAACTATAATCGAATCCATCTTTACCTAATTTCATGTAAGAAAAACGACTAAAGTGGCTGTTATCATTCTTTAACTTATTGGATAAATTTTTAAGTGGGGTGTACTTTATTTAATAGCATTTTCTACTGGGCAACCACGCTTTCTACATACACCTTCGTTACATAGTTTGCATATTTTACGGGCTTCTATCTGCTCGCTTGTTAGGCTGCTAAGCGCTAGTTCTATCAAACTTAAAAAGCTTTGTTTTTGTTCATCATTAAAGCTATTTAGTATTTTAGAGGTGGCTGTTTCTCGGCTGTTTAGTACTCTTTTAACCCTTTGACTTCCTTTATCAGTTACGTATAAAACAACAGAGCGAGCATCCTTTACCGATTTACGCCTCTCTACAAGCTCTTCTTTTTCAAGCGTATTTATTAATCTAACCGCACCAGAGTGCGTTAAGCCTAAAACCTTGCTCAGTACATCTATGGTTTCATTTGGGTGGTTGTAAATAGTGACGAGTGCCGATTCGTGGCTTAAGCGTCGCCCGCCTAATTCGGCAATCTGCTTTTCAATGTCATTAGAAACAAAGGTGGCAAACGTGCCGATTAAATTTGATATGTATTTTTCATTTTTCATAAATTCAATTGTATGTGATTCGATCACATAAATATAGTGACAAGTTAAGTACGCTCGTTTATTGTGTGATTCAGTCATGTATATCAATTAAATAAAAAATGATTCAGAAACATTACGTTATACAAAAAAGTTTAAAACTATATTAGATAAAAAAATGGCCTAAATAGATGAAGGCGAAGGCGATCCTATTGTGTTTTTACATGGTAATCCTACATCTAGCTACCTTTGGCGAAATGTTATGCCATATTTACAAGGAAAAGGGCGTTTAATTGCTATGGATATGATTGGATTAGGAGATTCGAAAAAGTTAGATAACACCCATGAAAGCAGCAAATACACATTTGCACTTTTAGAAGCGTTGGGCGTGAACAGTAATGTTACTTTAGTACTGCACGATTGGGGCTCTGGTGTTGGTTTTAACTGGGCTAATACACATCGTGATGCAGTAAAAGCGATTGCCTTAATGGAAGCAATTGTTACCGATTTTCCAACATGGGATGACTTTCTTAAGGACTTACATGGCCCAATTAGCACCTTGCGCTCTGCTGAGGGTGAAAAAATGGTGCTTGATGATAACTTTTTTATTGAAACAATATTACCAGCGACTATTTCGCGTCAATTAACGCAAAAAGAACACGACGAATATCGTAGACCCTTTATAAATCCGGGGAGGATCGCCGTGCAATTTTAGCAGGGCCTCGCCAACTTCCCATTGCCGGAGAGGCTGCCGATACTGTCGCTTTAGTAAAAAGCTATGCGAGTTATTTAGCCAACTCTCATGATATTCCAAAGCTATTTATTAATGCAGAACCAGGTGCTTTTTTAGTTGGTTACGCAAGAGACTTTGTGCGCACATGGCCAAACCTAGCTGAGGTAACCGTGAGCGGTATCCACTATCTTCAAGAAGATTCGCCGAATGAAATAGGCGAGGCTATTTCTAATTGGTTATCAAAATAAAAACGGCGTGTATAAATTAATCTGAATTGCAGATATTGAATTCATCCCAAGAAGTTATTTTAAGCGTTAACTACTCTATAGGTAACGCTTTTATAAAATTAAAAGCGTTATTCTTTAACTATTTCAGTAAAAATGGTGCTGTTTTACTCGCTTTTACATTTGCCACTTTTTCAGGTTTACCTTGTGCAACTATATGCCCGCCTTCGTCGCCGGCTCCTGGGCCAATATCAATAACCCAATCACTGTTGCTGGCTACTTGCATATCGTGCTCGACCATAATAACGGTATTGCCAGCATCAACTAAGCCATTTAACTGCGTCATTAACATGGCCACATCTTTAGGATGTAGACCAGTGGTTGGTTCATCTAAAACATAAAGCGTATCGCCGCGCTGAGCACGTTGTAGTTCAGTGGCCAGTTTTATACGCTGGGCTTCGCCACCTGAAAGCTCAGTAGCGGGTTGCCCTAAACGTAAATAGCCAAGGCCTACCTGTAGCAGTGTATTTAGCGCGCGTTCAATAGCGGGCTCATCGTCAAAAAATGTATGCGCCGACTCAACCGTTAAATTAAGCACATCGGCAATGGTTTTATCTTTATATGTAATCTCGAGTGTTTTCTGGTTGTAGCGCTTAGCATTACACACAGGGCAGGGTGAATAGACACTAGGTAAAAATAACAGCTCTATACTAACAAAGCCTACACCTTCGCAGTTTTCGCAGCGGCCTTTTTTAACATTAAACGAAAAACGACCGGCATCGTACTTACGCGCTTTTGCTTCATTGGTATTAGCAAACAATTTTCGTACATGATCGAATAAGCCTGTGTAAGTTGCAAGGTTTGAACGAGGTGTGCGGCCAATGGCTTTTTGATCAACCGTGATAAGGCGTTTTATATGCTCAATGCCTTGCGTTATTTGTCCTTCGGTTGTTATGTCGAGCTCTTGCTCGAGCAGCTCAGCGTTGTCTGTTGGTATTTGTGGCTGCGATTTTTGCCCAAGTGCATCGTAAACCAGTTCAACAAGCGCTTGGCTTACTAAGCTCGATTTACCTGAGCCAGATACCCCCGTAACACTTGTAATAACCCCAAGTGGAAATTCTACATCGAGTTTTTGTAAGTTATTACGCTCAATATTTTTAAGCGATAGCCATGCTTTTGGTCGGCGTTGTTTGTGTTGTTTGTGTTGTATGTGAGCTAGGTGATTTTCTTCATTTTTAAATAAATACTGGCTAGTATGTGAGCTGCTAATTTGTTTTAAACCCTCAACAGGGCCGCTGTAAACAATATTACCGCCGTGTGTGCTAGCATTTGGCCCTACATCGACCACCCAATCGGCATGGCGAATAACGCTTACGTCGTGTTCAACCACAAAAACCGAGTTACCAGCGGCTATTAGTTCATCTAATGCGGCTAATAAGGCTTGCGTATCTGCAGGGTGTAAACCTGCCGATGGCTCATCTAACACATAAACTACACCAAATAACTTTGAGCGAATTTGCGTTGCAAGCCTTAGGCGTTGTAATTCCCCTAGCGATAACGATGGGGTTGTGCGCTCCAGTGATAAATACCCTAAACCAAGCTTAGTTAACGCTTCAACGCGTTTAAGAATATCGCCTGCTATACGCTTTGCCACTATAGCTTTTTCTGGATTTGCAGCGTTACTTTTAGCAGGCTTGCTAGCGGCAATACTTAATGTTTGCGCAAGTTCGCTAAGTGTTAACTGCGAAATTTCACCAATATCAAAGCCTGCGACTTTAACCGATAACGACTTTTTTTTGAGTTTTTTACCATCACACTGTGGGCACGATGATACTTGCATATACTGCGACACGCGCTTTTTAGTACGCGGGCTTTGAGTGCTTGCAAACGATTGTAAAACAAAGCGTTTAGCACTCGAAAACGTACCCATGTAACTAGGATTTTCTTCATTTTTAATAGCAGCTTGGGTTTGCTTAAGCGTGTACTCGGGAAACACTGGCACTGTAGGGGTTTCGTCGGTAAACAAAATCCAATCTCGGGCTTTTTTAGGCAGGGTATTCCAAGGTTTATCAATATCGTAACCTAAAGAGGTAAGTATACGGCTTAGGTTTTTACCTTGCCAAGCCGGTGGCCATGCGGCAATGGCGCGATCCCTAATTGATTTAGTGGGGTCGGGCACCAGTAGCTCTTCGGTTACGTTAAATACGCGGCCAATACCATGGCACTCTGGGCATGCCCCTTGTGGCGTA
It includes:
- a CDS encoding IS256 family transposase encodes the protein MTQSFDFNKALAELQAGKGLTGEDGVLTPLIKQLTEAALKAELEQHLESETQVNRKNGSTKKTVKSSIGQFELETPRDRSGSFEPQLVKKNQTKLTPEIDEKILSMFALGMSYRDIRGHIQDMYGVEVSEATITAVTGQLIPELKVWQARSLDTLYPFIWLDAIHYKIKENGRYVSKAIYTVLGVNIEGRKELLGLYISESEGANYWLSVLTDLHNRGVSDILIACVDGLKGFPEAIATIYPDAEVQECVIHQIRNSMKYVASKHQKEFMAGLKPVYKAATKDAAEAALAELDAKWGKLYPIVIESWRRKWGNLSVYFKYPDYVRKAIYTTNAIEAVHRQFRRLTKTKGAFPNENSLMKLLYAGILNASKKWTMPIHNWNLTLSQLAIHFEGRLDGVLDI
- a CDS encoding LPP20 family lipoprotein encodes the protein MRNKLLILAVAGVITACGTTPQKSQPLAENDSVPSWVLQPTAPEGGLASSSCVVWTGNMAASRAQAIANARADLATQISAKAQVMDTLINKQTQQQDSTTTNSSFTQISKQVAEQSLVGAIAKEIGFARLDGKKQLCALVTMENTKPLFDKLIETSGKNLSPNDEDMLYREFKLKTTTDELKALDK
- a CDS encoding transglycosylase SLT domain-containing protein, coding for MRHTLLFFALFSAYSGATTPTFEEFKKQQLAKQTTFKNDHQLEYQAFRQAYLEEYDKFRDRLLQNWSRPVQSSLLERVEYSADKKTRIIIDEQNSTVTVQTLEDSNETGLKATSQEEALTTNQLLNNVKLSPVLTDIFKDLSLLDKAVKTAKVDIKAQPDKHESEVALINEITSQHEQSLSSLDKNEQLPKAQIDIQKEQLTKEKEQRISNLNNALKKTKEQNLTYKRIKSHTFALPDTYLQKKVAPFVTYYSQFSKDQLSLLLAISHAESSFDPNAKSHIPAFGLMQIVPNSAGLDVARKQFKKDIAPTAKELFDPKTNITYGAGYLDILTTRYLRKINNPISRRYCAIAAYNTGAGNVAKAFNLNRSTNINKAVALINQLDSEGVYAQLINNLPYDETKKYLQKVSKLDIQYQKNLEQWNLNNKEVNHAK
- a CDS encoding ETEC_3214 domain-containing protein produces the protein MSVGNNLEPEANTEENKSLLAKLKGYFILLMVTLMGLGNWADSKALIIEGYNGFITHFTNQIEEKKITALDIGNYLPYAEKKIGIPQVIKTSSLNTDYEYRYYKNTKYLLTLINKNTRIVGIAVHSLKYDKAMVPEFTPLIPFNKKMLRVNSLSDVIKSSNEFYFDSHNIKYYMQSKQLNAQGMFLNLSVGFSNYAPLLDETQKALFKLDELMLTQDDEKALAKTTEILANTAATFYAVSELSSEYISDSLLTKYEFNAYF
- a CDS encoding TonB-dependent receptor, with protein sequence MTTRTSSLLLAAIALSPFLTNAASHCSCSSYYAKNAQPKWVGIDIVDDEKLASSGSSQCSGLKTIDERRSAKNAREELAKLLSTDISVKEIIKNTSSSTVSHSDYKSVIESQTNQLLKSAKVYDRYVDPINCTVYAAISISKADLEEGQQEKIKQQQAMLGAKNSCLKVTGENSSQLTELLTEQLLQHGYKLTNSACEVTYLVKNSIIKAQSKLVITQLKLQIDTQSKKSIWQQRFEGKGLSYSKRSKTELIHLANQDSTTNLINSIVKLKNTAIDSY
- a CDS encoding MarR family winged helix-turn-helix transcriptional regulator, coding for MTESHNKRAYLTCHYIYVIESHTIEFMKNEKYISNLIGTFATFVSNDIEKQIAELGGRRLSHESALVTIYNHPNETIDVLSKVLGLTHSGAVRLINTLEKEELVERRKSVKDARSVVLYVTDKGSQRVKRVLNSRETATSKILNSFNDEQKQSFLSLIELALSSLTSEQIEARKICKLCNEGVCRKRGCPVENAIK
- a CDS encoding alpha/beta fold hydrolase; amino-acid sequence: MPYLQGKGRLIAMDMIGLGDSKKLDNTHESSKYTFALLEALGVNSNVTLVLHDWGSGVGFNWANTHRDAVKAIALMEAIVTDFPTWDDFLKDLHGPISTLRSAEGEKMVLDDNFFIETILPATISRQLTQKEHDEYRRPFINPGRIAVQF
- the uvrA gene encoding excinuclease ABC subunit UvrA; the protein is MAATPKSTYAVTNAKSALLNPEHSIEVRGARVHNLKDVDLNLPRNSLVVFTGISGSGKSSLAFGTLFAESQHRYLDSVSPYARRLIDQVDEPDVDSIEGLPPAVALQQQRGAPSVRSSVGSVTTISNALRMLYSRAGEYPKGQGILYADAFSPNTPQGACPECHGIGRVFNVTEELLVPDPTKSIRDRAIAAWPPAWQGKNLSRILTSLGYDIDKPWNTLPKKARDWILFTDETPTVPVFPEYTLKQTQAAIKNEENPSYMGTFSSAKRFVLQSFASTQSPRTKKRVSQYMQVSSCPQCDGKKLKKKSLSVKVAGFDIGEISQLTLSELAQTLSIAASKPAKSNAANPEKAIVAKRIAGDILKRVEALTKLGLGYLSLERTTPSLSLGELQRLRLATQIRSKLFGVVYVLDEPSAGLHPADTQALLAALDELIAAGNSVFVVEHDVSVIRHADWVVDVGPNASTHGGNIVYSGPVEGLKQISSSHTSQYLFKNEENHLAHIQHKQHKQRRPKAWLSLKNIERNNLQKLDVEFPLGVITSVTGVSGSGKSSLVSQALVELVYDALGQKSQPQIPTDNAELLEQELDITTEGQITQGIEHIKRLITVDQKAIGRTPRSNLATYTGLFDHVRKLFANTNEAKARKYDAGRFSFNVKKGRCENCEGVGFVSIELLFLPSVYSPCPVCNAKRYNQKTLEITYKDKTIADVLNLTVESAHTFFDDEPAIERALNTLLQVGLGYLRLGQPATELSGGEAQRIKLATELQRAQRGDTLYVLDEPTTGLHPKDVAMLMTQLNGLVDAGNTVIMVEHDMQVASNSDWVIDIGPGAGDEGGHIVAQGKPEKVANVKASKTAPFLLK